The DNA segment TTTTCCATGGCGTCTTGAAACATCTCCCGCGCCGGCTTTTGAACCCCTACAATTTCGGAAATTGTTCTCGTTGTAAAACAATGACCTAAGCCATTCTCTTCATATGTATTCGCGAAAGAGCGCTCTTCTCCATCTGCCACCATAGCAATGATATAATCTCTTTCATGCAGTGTCTGCAGAATCTCTTTTGCTCCGGGAACTAAACCTGCATGAATGACTATCCCTTTTTCATCTCTCTGTTCTGTTCCTTCATCAACAATTGTGTCCCCGCTGTCGATAAAAATGATTGTTTTTTTATTCACACGCATCTTCTCCGTATTCTAATATTGTGTAAATTCCATTAATTCAACATGTTCATTATACATTTTTAGTCACATTTTTACTATGCGTTATTTGTTATAAATTCAAACAAAGTATTGCATAATTTGCTATGATACCAGGGTCAAAAGGTCCTGCGTTTCATGCTCACATGAAAAAGCACGACCTTGGGACCCGAACAAACATGAGAATATCAGAAACTAAGAAACGTGCTGTAAAGCAATTCAGACTTTACCGCACGTTTTAATAAATAAAATTATTCAAACATCTCCACATTCACCTCATTCGTGATAAATTGATACCGGACTTATATGCTTTTGTCTTTGATTTCAACCTTCATCCCTCCTCATAAGTGGCTGATATTTCCACGGTTCCCGAACATATCGGTCATTTTCCAGATATTCATACGTCTCAAATCTGTGTGTGTCATCTTCTTTTAGCACAAACATGCGGCAGCCATATAAGAAATCTTCCGCTCCATAGTTTCCATATCCACTCTTTCTTCCATATCCCAGGATCAAACCGTAATAATCTCCCCAGAAAGAATTCACGTGATCATGGCCGAAGAAGAGACCTTTGGTATGCCCGTCTTTTACCATGGACAAACACTGTCCGGAATTGACAAGCGGAGATCCAAATCCGTCTCTCTTCACTCCAAAACACCTTTCAAATTTCCATACATCTTCAATCTCGGGAACCGGTATATGCTGAAATGCCAATACAGAAAAATC comes from the Blautia liquoris genome and includes:
- a CDS encoding HAD family hydrolase; the protein is MNKKTIIFIDSGDTIVDEGTEQRDEKGIVIHAGLVPGAKEILQTLHERDYIIAMVADGEERSFANTYEENGLGHCFTTRTISEIVGVQKPAREMFQDAMEKNSLSDEDKERIIMVGNNLKKDIVGANRFGITSVLLDWSPRYNMTPSGKEDQPDYVIHHPLDLLELVSRLDKE